In Planococcus sp. MB-3u-03, the DNA window TTTCCTGCGCGATGATGCCTTTTTCCTTTTCTACCGTCTGTTCGGTGAAGTAAGGGCTTTGGACAAAATCAATAAGGTCGTGACGTTTTCCTGGATGCGCCCTGTCGCGGAAAATAGATAGGCCGTCCGCGTGAACGAAGTGAACGCATTGGCGGAAGCGCCGTTTTGCTGAACTCCTGGAAAATATCGCCTTCTTCTTTTCAAACATTTTATGCTCGAGGAAGTGGGCGATGCCATCCGGCACTTGAACCGCTTGTTCTTCACCGAGCGGCACGAAATGATTATCGATCGAGCCGTATTTCGTGGTGAACGTGGCGTAGGTTTTCGAAAATCCGCGTTTCGGCAGAATGTATACCGTCAAACCATTTGGCAATTGTTCGTGATAGAGTGTTTCTTCAAGTTGATTGAATTCCATTTTATTCATCGCTTGCTTCCTCCTTGCCAGACAAGAAATACGTCATTTGCAAACTCATATTGTTTGCTGCCTGCGCAATCTGTTCTTTTGTCACTTTTTCCCATCTTTCAATCAAATAGGCAGGTTCAAAGTCTTCCGAGAGTTCCATGTATTGATCGTAAATATCGATTTGGCCTCTTGCAGAATCGAGTGCTTCTTTTAACTGGTTGGTGAGCAATGCTTTCGTCTGCTCCAACTCGGTATCGGTAATGTGCCCTTGCTTGATTTCATCCAATTGGCCGAGGATCAGCGAAACCGCTTTTTCTTCCAGTTTGCGGTCGATCCCGGCAAGGACGAACATCAAGCCGAACTGCGAAGCATAAGAACTCGAAACGTAATACGCCATGCTTTCCTTTTCGCGGATGTTGGCGAACAGTTTGGAATGCGCGTATCCGCCGAAAACGCCGTTCATCAATTGCATGACCGGGAAATCTTCATCGCGGAACGTGACCGGCGTGAAGAACATCATATGCAATTTACCTTGTTTCATGTCTTCGTATTCCAGCACGCGGGACTGCTCGGGCGGCTGCAATTGGCTTTCCATTTTTTCAGGAAGTTCCTTGCGGTCGGCAAAATGGAAATAATCGCGGATATGGGAGGAGATCAGTTCCGGTGAAACGTCTCCCACCACGTAAATCTCCACTTCATTATTTTCCAGCATATGATGGTAGGCAGCGACAAGCGACTCATTGGTCACTTGCTTGACTTGCTCGATCGAACCGTTTGAATTGATCGAAGCAGGATGGTCAGGAAGCCCGAGTTCCATCATGCGCTGCTGTGCGTAGCGGGTTTTGTCGTCAAATACCGATTCGATGCGCTGGACGATGGATTCCTGTTCCCGCTTAAAAATGCTCTCCTTGAACTGGTCATTTTCGAAATTCGGCTTGAATAGGACTATATACATCAAATTCATCACTTTCTCAAGAACGCCTTCATCCGATAGGTATTGGTCATTGACAGTTTCGACATTCAAATTGACGATATGGTCGTCTCCGCGTTTGGTGGAATCTATGTATAATGAGGTTCCGTATAAATCATCAAGCACCATGCGCAGTGCTGTATGGGATGGGTACATTTCGTTGCTGTGCTGCAAAACATTCGCCAGGATCGCGCGCTCGGAAGCGTTTTTCACGGTGAGCCGGTCCTTGAAGCGGATCGAGAAATTAATCGTCTTGAATTGAGTCGTTTCATGTACGTGGACATGGACGCCTTGTGCAATCTTCTT includes these proteins:
- the yfmF gene encoding EF-P 5-aminopentanol modification-associated protein YfmF, which codes for MFETKKIAQGVHVHVHETTQFKTINFSIRFKDRLTVKNASERAILANVLQHSNEMYPSHTALRMVLDDLYGTSLYIDSTKRGDDHIVNLNVETVNDQYLSDEGVLEKVMNLMYIVLFKPNFENDQFKESIFKREQESIVQRIESVFDDKTRYAQQRMMELGLPDHPASINSNGSIEQVKQVTNESLVAAYHHMLENNEVEIYVVGDVSPELISSHIRDYFHFADRKELPEKMESQLQPPEQSRVLEYEDMKQGKLHMMFFTPVTFRDEDFPVMQLMNGVFGGYAHSKLFANIREKESMAYYVSSSYASQFGLMFVLAGIDRKLEEKAVSLILGQLDEIKQGHITDTELEQTKALLTNQLKEALDSARGQIDIYDQYMELSEDFEPAYLIERWEKVTKEQIAQAANNMSLQMTYFLSGKEEASDE